A DNA window from Coffea arabica cultivar ET-39 chromosome 6c, Coffea Arabica ET-39 HiFi, whole genome shotgun sequence contains the following coding sequences:
- the LOC113691408 gene encoding 6,7,8-trihydroxycoumarin synthase-like, producing the protein MEIVLIIALLSALPIIFLILLQKNSRKSSTKSHPPLPGPPGIPIIGNMHQFDPSAPHSYLGELSRKYGPLMSLKLGSLPVLVVSSARMAEEVMKNHDLIFCSRPPMLGQRKLSYNGLDIAFAQYNEQWRELRKICVLHLLSSKRVQSFRPIREDEVYRMIQKISRESASSQVTDLTHTLLSLTSTMICQIGFGKRYDEEGQERKRFHFLLQEAQAMFVAFYFSDYFPTIGWLDKYTGMLSRLEKVFNKLDLFYQELIDEHLDPNRPTSMDGDIIDLLIQLQKDRSTTFDLTVNHIKATLMNVFFAGSETSAGTVIWAMTALIKNPTALEKAQNEIQEVLGEKKMIDEDDIQKLPYLKAIIKETMRLYPVAPLLVPRYTMESCILDGYEIQPKTTVYVNAWAIGRDPEYWNPHEFLPERFLNSTIDATGKHFQLIPFGAGRRGCPGYSLGIAAVELALANLLNSFNWGLPSGVKKEDIDTDVLPGLAMLKKNALRLVAKKRVSS; encoded by the exons ATGGAGATAGTATTGATCATTGCTTTACTTTCAGCTCTTCCCATAATTTTCCTGATTCTTCTTCAGAAAAACAGCAGGAAATCATCAACAAAATCTCATCCTCCTCTCCCTGGTCCTCCTGGCATTCCAATCATTGGAAACATGCATCAGTTTGATCCCTCAGCCCCACATAGCTATCTCGGGGAGCTTTCCAGAAAGTATGGCCCTCTCATGTCCCTCAAGCTCGGATCCTTGCCAGTACTTGTGGTTTCTTCAGCAAGAATGGCAGAAGAGGTTATGAAAAATCACGACTTAATTTTCTGTAGCCGACCACCTATGCTTGGCCAGCGAAAATTGTCCTACAATGGCCTGGACATCGCGTTCGCTCAGTACAATGAGCAATGGAGAGAATTGAGAAAGATTTGTGTTCTTCATCTCTTGAGCTCCAAGAGAGTTCAATCATTTCGTCCTATACGCGAAGATGAGGTCTACCGAATGATTCAAAAGATATCCCGGGAATCTGCTTCATCACAAGTAACTGACTTGACTCACACTTTATTGTCTCTCACAAGTACAATGATTTGCCAAATTGGATTTGGAAAAAGGTATGACGAGGAAggccaagaaagaaaaagattccaCTTTCTCTTGCAAGAAGCTCAGGCAATGTTTGTTGCATTCTATTTCTCTGATTATTTTCCTACAATTGGTTGGTTGGATAAATACACTGGGATGCTATCTCGACTGGAGAAAGTTTTCAACAAGCTTGATTTGTTCTACCAAGAACTCATTGATGAGCACCTGGATCCAAATAGGCCAACGTCAATGGATGGAGACATTATTGATCTCTTGATTCAATTACAGAAGGACAGATCAACTACGTTTGATCTGACTGTGAACCACATCAAGGCCACGCTTATG AACGTATTTTTTGCCGGGTCAGAAACTTCAGCAGGCACAGTAATCTGGGCAATGACAGCACTTATCAAGAACCCTACGGCACTGGAAAAAGCTCAAAACGAAATCCAAGAGGTGCTTGGAGAGAAAAAAATGATAGATGAAGATGATATTCAAAAGCTTCCCTATCTCAAAGCAATCATCAAGGAGACTATGAGATTGTACCCAGTTGCTCCTCTTTTAGTCCCAAGATACACAATGGAAAGTTGCATCCTAGACGGGTATGAGATCCAGCCCAAGACTACCGTTTACGTGAACGCTTGGGCAATTGGAAGAGATCCTGAGTATTGGAATCCACACGAGTTCTTGCCTGAGAGATTCTTGAATAGTACTATAGATGCAACAGGGAAACACTTTCAATTGATCCCGTTTGGGGCAGGCAGAAGAGGCTGCCCGGGATACTCCCTGGGAATAGCAGCTGTGGAGCTTGCACTTGCTAATCTTTTGAACTCATTCAATTGGGGATTGCCTTCTGGAGTGAAGAAAGAGGACATTGATACTGATGTTTTACCGGGTCTTGCTATGCTTAAGAAAAATGCCCTGCGACTTGTGGCAAAGAAACGTGTGTCTTCGTAG